A DNA window from Bos mutus isolate GX-2022 chromosome 11, NWIPB_WYAK_1.1, whole genome shotgun sequence contains the following coding sequences:
- the PPP3R1 gene encoding calcineurin subunit B type 1 — protein MGNEASYPLEMCSHFDADEIKRLGKRFKKLDLDNSGSLSVEEFMSLPELQQNPLVQRVIDIFDTDGNGEVDFKEFIEGVSQFSVKGDKEQKLRFAFRIYDMDKDGYISNGELFQVLKMMVGNNLKDTQLQQIVDKTIINADKDGDGRISFEEFCAVVGGLDIHKKMVVDV, from the exons ttgatgcagatgaaattaaaaggctaGGAAAGAGATTTAAGAAGCTCGATTTGGACAATTCTGGTTCTTTGAGTGTGGAAGAGTTCATGTCTCTACCTGAGTTACAACAGAATCCCTTAGTACAGCGAGTAATAGATATATTCGACACAGATGGGAATGGAGAAGTAGACTTTAAAG AGTTCATTGAGGGAGTCTCTCAGTTCAGTGTCAAAGGAGATAAGGAACAGAAGTTGAGGT TTGCTTTCCGTATCTATGACATGGATAAAGACGGCTATATTTCCAATGGGGAACTCTTCCAGGTGCTAAAGATGATGGTGGGGAACAATCTGAAAGATACACAGTTACAGCAAATTGTAGACAAAACCATAATAAATGCAGATAAGGATGGGGATGGAAGAATATCCTTTGAAGAATTCTGTGCT GTTGTAGGCGGCCTAGATATCCACAAAAAGATGGTGGTAGACGTGTGA